A portion of the Cryptomeria japonica chromosome 5, Sugi_1.0, whole genome shotgun sequence genome contains these proteins:
- the LOC131072838 gene encoding disease resistance protein RPV1-like — MCGGIPLLVELVGPKFKKYLSRASEFKSLKEFLKDFVAAGRDIERVVDEVYKSLDELSKEAFLDIVCFFDKDEVREVSVAVGKVQLDVLLDAALVKLSFDADHETLWSILLGTEEERPQFLLTGRKVRVHDIIKERGRWLSKQDRIVEVESLKDALQDTQKLQKIKGIAISNSKDSDVLEIEAERLDIMHSSLRVLKIANSVKVNGICQRSFESLKYLSVDGNLPMHPKQLKRLAVLTGPEGANSENVDKLPASLQMLSLKDSANIPTLLQSFDTLSSLEYLNLEGCHALVKVPTSFGQLQSLIGLDLSRCSNLATLPENIKNLSALQFLNLYSCTELASLPPTFGQLKSLQCLIMGECSELTCLPDNFHNLSTLQMLLLKKCEKLVELPKSFGALSALKFLDLSSCSNLKFLPESFGQLKSLKFLSISSCNNLKTLTGGFRSLTSLMILDASSCKSLDEEAVDILVETRSLLFLNIDESPSLIQRWNQIGHCYPLIVGADGDVDDDSFSHTVEHTLFHGGSRFVGVNGDGGQLVDWSWSCFSGEEEEEEVEVEVSMLLTMCDLSLDCNNSALQIVRKEIERRMEESRNGGQKFQLVYAEAGDSVDSQSEEHIHQTLMKLLPNCTCTCACMPVDNRTNRLFAYALYALLQSESRYVIQSLHTCIFGLRVRMQRDKKWAEFQSECFPNDYEEALIDQGGGFKKLFSTLDICSDMLI, encoded by the exons ATGTGCGGTGGGATTCCTTTACTTGTAGAGTTAGTTGGgcccaaatttaaaaaatatttgtccAGGGCCTCAGAATTTAAGTCTCTCAAGGAATTCCTCAAAGATTTCGTAGCAGCTGGTAGAGACATTGAACGTGTGGTCGATGAAGTATACAAAAGCTTGGATGAGCTTTCTAAGGAGGCCTTTTTAGACATCGTGTGCTTTTTCGATAAAGATGAGGTACGAGAAGTCAGTGTGGCTGTTGGAAAGGTCCAACTTGATGTGCTTCTGGATGCGGCACTTGTGAAACTCTCTTTTGATGCCGATCATGAAACTCTCTGGTCCATTCTGTTGGGTACTGAGGAGGAAAGGCCGCAGTTTCTTCTCACGGGAAGGAAGGTGAGAGTTCACGATATaataaaggaaagaggaagatggttGTCCAAACAAGATAGAATAGTGGAGGTGGAATCTTTGAAGGATGCTCTACAAGATACGCAG AAATTGCAGAAAATAAAGGGGATTGCAATTTCCAATTCCAAGGATAGTGATGTATTAGAAATTGAAGCAGAAAGGCTAGACATTATGCACTCTTCTTTGAGAGTTTTGAAAATCGCAAATTCCGTTAAAGTGAATGGAATATGCCAACGCAGTTTTGAAAGTCTTAAATATTTAAGTGTTGATGGGAATTTGCCTATGCATCCCAAGCAACTCAAAAGACTGGCTGTTTTAACGGGGCCAGAAGGAGCAAATAGTGAGAATGTTGATAAG CTGCCGGCATCTTTACAAATGTTGTCTCTGAAAGATTCTGCAAATATTCCTACATTGCTTCAAAGTTTTGACACCCTATCTTCTCTGGAATACTTAAATTTAGAAGGCTGCCATGCACTGGTGAAGGTTCCAACAAGCTTTGGCCAGTTACAGTCTCTAATTGGATTGGACCTAAGTAGATGTAGTAATCTCGCTACACTTCCAGAGAACATTAAAAACCTATCTGCCTTGCAATTCTTGAATTTATACAGTTGCACTGAATTGGCCAGCCTTCCACCCACCTTCGGACAGCTCAAATCTTTGCAATGTTTAATTATGGGCGAATGCAGCGAGTTGACCTGTTTGCCGGACAACTTCCACAATCTATCCACTTTGCAAATGCTTCTATTAAAGAAATGTGAGAAACTGGTTGAATTACCTAAAAGCTTTGGTGCTCTATCTGCTTTGAAGTTTCTAGATTTGAGTAGTTGTTCCAACTTAAAGTTCCTTCCAGAATCATTTGGGCAGCTCAAGTCTTTGAAATTTCTCAGCATTAGTAGTTGCAACAATTTGAAGACGCTCACTGGTGGGTTTAGATCCTTAACTTCACTTATGATATTGGATGCATCATCTTGCAAATCATTGGATGAAGAGGCGGTGGACATCTTAGTTGAGACAAGAAGTTTATTGTTCCTAAATATAGATGAATCGCCGTCACTGATTCAGCGGTGGAATCAAATAGGACATTGCTACCCTTTGATTGTGGGGGCCGATGGG GATGTTGATGATGACAGTTTCTCGCACACTGTTGAGCATACGCTATTTCATGGTGGAAGCAGATTTGTGGGCGTGAATGGTGATGGTGGACAATTGGTAGACTGGTCTTGGTCTTGTTTTtcaggggaagaagaagaagaggaagtggAAGTGGAAGTGAGTATGTTGTTGACAATGTGTGATTTATCTTTAGATTGCAATAACAGTGCTTTACaaatagtgaggaaggaaatagaAAGGAGAATGGAGGAAAGCCGTAATGGTGGGCAAAAGTTCCAGCTTGTATATGCAGAGGCAGGGGATTCAGTGGACAGCCAGAGTGAAGAGCATATCCACCAAACTCTCATGAAGCTTTTACCCAATTGCACTTGCACTTGCGCTTGCATGCCTGTCGACAATAGAACAAACCGACTATTTGCATATGCTCTCTATGCACTACTCCAATCTGAGTCGAGGTATGTAATTCAATCTTTACACACATGTATTTTTGGATTGAGAGTTAGAATGCAGAGAGACAAAAAATGGGCGGAATTTCAAAGTGAATGTTTTCCAAATGATTACGAAGAGGCATTGATAGATCAGGGAGGTGGGTTCAAGAAACTCTTCTCCACTCTAGATATTTGTTCGGATATGCTGATTTGA
- the LOC131027964 gene encoding uncharacterized protein LOC131027964: MGNGCCSAFSSSENEIATDLGRLEEMVSDLTHLDQLISVIDERLQANAAKIDRVQQNTSTQPIGSSSTLDSCKNFGKDLVMKMSKRAERNRCMVCFKSAYNRETRKVVIEVLKGATQIQLLGAGICVVGYLLDQIELLSNNRDQCIQILRLLCALARRVKQLDHLVPVEKKSLDEAVNFIFDGCVLCLAQMKSHRFYRIFQASADAGDLQNLESQIRNTYADLTLGAVIGNTPYFPPPTQGQDPKPVGRELARDRVIKLLTMDPTDDSKKAVVIYGFGGIGKTTLASAVFKNLELKGYRFCRLDMDQNISNDGIKQLQQQVLRELKIDKGDKGPIMLNSYVEGQNKLTEFFRKPGGDRIFMFIDNALEANNLAKLLPIDLSCLPNGMRILVTTRKLDQTDMLDRKDLNFERIPYEVDVLTSSASKKLLFKIALGSANASLPQA, encoded by the exons ATGGGTAATGGTTGCTGCTCTGCGTTTTCTTCCTCGGAAAACGAGATTGCAACGGATTTGGGGCGTCTTGAAGAAATGGTGTCAGATCTCACTCATCTCGACCAATTGATTTCTGTCATTGACGAACGTCTTCAAGCCAACGCTGCTAAAATTGATAGA GTCCAACAGAACACGTCTACACAGCCAATTGGTAGTTCCTCTACGCTTGATTCTTGCAAAAACTTCGGCAAGGATTTAGTGATGAAGATGTCGAAGCGTGCAGAGAGAAATCGTTGCATG GTGTGCTTCAAGTCTGCCTATAATCGTGAAACACGGAAAGTGGTTATTGAGGTTCTGAAAGGCGCCACCCAGATCCAGTTGTTGGGGGCAGGGATATGCGTGGTGGGGTATTTGTTGGATCAAATCGAACTACTTTCCAATAATAGGGACCAATGTATTCAGATATTGAGATTGTTATGTGCTCTAGCAAGGCGCGTGAAGCAATTAGATCACCTTGTCCCTGTTGAAAAAAAGAGCCTTGATGAAGCAGTTAATTTCATTTTTGACGGGTGTGTTCTGTGTCTTGCGCAAATGAAATCTCATAGGTTCTACAG GATTTTTCAAGCTTCAGCGGATGCTGGGGATCTGCAAAACCTTGAGTCACAGATACGAAATACCTATGCAGATCTCACCCTTGGGGCTGTGATCGGAAACACTCCTTATTTTCCTCCTCCAACACAGGGGCAAGATCCTAAACCAG TTGGGAGAGAACTCGCAAGAGATAGAGTAATTAAGCTTCTAACAATGGATCCAACTGATGATTCAAAGAAAGCTGTTGTAATTTACGGGTTTGGAGGAATTGGGAAAACAACTCTGGCCTCTGCTGTCTTCAAGAATCTCGAACTTAAGGGCTACAGATTCTGCAGACTCGATATGGATCAGAATATTTCCAACGACGGCATCAAGCAGCTTCAGCAGCAGGTATTGAGAGAGCTGAAGATTGACAAAGGGGACAAAGGGCCCATCATGCTGAACAGTTATGTGGAAGGTCAAAACAAGTTAACAGAGTTTTTCAGAAAACCTGGTGGTGATCGCATATTCATGTTTATTGACAATGCCCTTGAAGCAAATAACCTTGCTAAGCTTTTGCCAATTGATTTATCCTGCCTTCCCAATGGGATGAGGATTCTTGTCACCACTAGAAAGCTTGACCAGACTGACATGCTTGATCGAAAAGATTTAAATTTTGAACGCATTCCGTATGAGGTAGACGTGCTTACCTCCTCGGCCTccaaaaaacttttatttaaaatagCTCTAGGCAGTGCCAACGCATCACTTCCCCAGGCATAA